Proteins encoded together in one Microcebus murinus isolate Inina chromosome 16, M.murinus_Inina_mat1.0, whole genome shotgun sequence window:
- the TMEM175 gene encoding endosomal/lysosomal proton channel TMEM175 isoform X3, which produces MSQPQIPEQVLDTQGDYAPGRRDEDSGEGTQCSHRMLSFSDALLSIIATVMILPVTHTEISPEQHFDKSIQKLLATRIAVYLMTFLIVTVAWAAHTRLFQVVGKIDDTLALLNLACMMTITLLPYTALIVGYAFHFPHLLSPQIQCSAHRALYRKHVLRIVLRGPVLCFAAAVFSLFFFPLSYLLMATIIFLPYVSKATSWCRDRLVGHQEPPAHPLEFTFDLHKPLSKERVEAFSDGVYAIVATLLILDICEDNVPDPKDVREKFRGSLVAALGVYGPRFLAYFGSFATVGLLWFAHHSLFLHVRRATRAMGLLNTLSLAFVGGLPLAYQQTSAFAQQPHDELERVRISCAIIFFASIFQLAIWTAALLHEAETLQPSVWFGGQEHAFMFAKLALYPCASLLAFASTCFLSGLSTAIFHLMQIAVPSTFLLLRLLVRLGQAGLWGLRSLRGLASPAHPWPGPTGETDSQSLLLPAP; this is translated from the exons ATGTCTCAGCCCCAGATCCCAGAGCAGGTGCTCGATACACAGGGGGACTACGCCCCAGGCAGGAGGGATGAGGACTCCGGAGAGGGGACCCAGTGTTCCCACCGCATGCTCAGCTTCAGCGACGCCCTGCTGTCCATCATTGCCACCGTCATG ATCCTGCCTGTGACCCACACGGAGATCTCCCCAGAACAG cATTTTGACAAAAGTATACAGAAACTTCTAGCAACTAGGATTGCTGTCTACCTGATGACGTTTCTGATTGTGACTGTGGCCTGGGCAGCACACACAAG ATTGTTCCAAGTTGTTGGGAAAATAGATGACACACTTGCCTTGCTCAATCTG GCATGCATGATGACCATCACACTTCTGCCCTACACG GCGCTGATTGTGGGGTACGCATTCCACTTCCCACACCTGCTGAGCCCGCAGATCCAGTGCTCCGCCCACAGGGCCCTGTACCGGAAGCATGTCCTGCGCATCGTTCTGCGTGGCCCAGTGCTGTGCTTTGCTGCAGctgtcttctccctcttcttcttccccctG TCTTACCTGCTGATGGCGACCATCATCTTCCTCCCTTACGTCAGCAAGGCCACCAGCTGGTGCAGAGACAGGCTTGTGG GCCACCAGGAACCCCCAGCTCACCCTCTGGAGTTCACTTTCGACCTCCACAAGCCACTCAGCAAGGAGCGGGTGGAAGCCTTCAGTGACGGCGTCTACGCCATCGTGGCCACCCTCCTCATCCTGGACATCTG TGAGGACAATGTTCCGGATCCCAAGGACGTGAGAGAAAAGTTCCGTGGCAGCCTGGTGGCAGCACTGGGTGTGTATGGGCCACGCTTCCTGGCATACTTCGGCTCCTTCGCCACAGTGGGCCTGCTCTGGTTCGCCCACCACTCACTCTTCCTGCACGTGCGTAGGGCCACACGGGCCATGGGGCTGCTGAACACACTCTCTCTGGCCTTTGTGGGTGGCCTCCCGCTGGCCTACCAGCAGACCTCAGCCTTCGCCCAGCAGCCCCACGATGAGCTTGAGCGTGTGCGCATCAGCTGTGCCATCATTTTCTTTGCCAGCATCTTCCAGTTAGCCATCTGGACTGCAGCCCTACTGCACGAGGCAGAGACACTACAGCCGTCAGTGTGGTTCGGCGGCCAGGAGCATGCGTTCATGTTTGCCAAGCTGGCCCTGTACCCCTGCGCCAGCCTGCTGGCCTTTGCCTCCACCTGCTTCCTGAGTGGCCTCAGCACGGCCATCTTCCATCTCATGCAGATCGCCGTGCCTTCCACCTTCCTGCTGCTGCGCCTCCTCGTGCGCCTGGGCCAGGCTGGCCTGTGGGGCCTGCGGAGCCTGCGGGGCCTGGCCAGCCCAGCACACCCCTGGCCGGGCCCCACAGGCGAGACTGACTCGCAGTCGCTGCTCCTTCCTGCCCCATGA
- the TMEM175 gene encoding endosomal/lysosomal proton channel TMEM175 isoform X2 — translation MSQPQIPEQVLDTQGDYAPGRRDEDSGEGTQCSHRMLSFSDALLSIIATVMILPVTHTEISPEQHFDKSIQKLLATRIAVYLMTFLIVTVAWAAHTRLFQVVGKIDDTLALLNLACMMTITLLPYTFSLMVTFPDVPLGIFLFCVCVIAIGAVQALIVGYAFHFPHLLSPQIQCSAHRALYRKHVLRIVLRGPVLCFAAAVFSLFFFPLSYLLMATIIFLPYVSKATSWCRDRLVGHQEPPAHPLEFTFDLHKPLSKERVEAFSDGVYAIVATLLILDICEDNVPDPKDVREKFRGSLVAALGVYGPRFLAYFGSFATVGLLWFAHHSLFLHVRRATRAMGLLNTLSLAFVGGLPLAYQQTSAFAQQPHDELERVRISCAIIFFASIFQLAIWTAALLHEAETLQPSVWFGGQEHAFMFAKLALYPCASLLAFASTCFLSGLSTAIFHLMQIAVPSTFLLLRLLVRLGQAGLWGLRSLRGLASPAHPWPGPTGETDSQSLLLPAP, via the exons ATGTCTCAGCCCCAGATCCCAGAGCAGGTGCTCGATACACAGGGGGACTACGCCCCAGGCAGGAGGGATGAGGACTCCGGAGAGGGGACCCAGTGTTCCCACCGCATGCTCAGCTTCAGCGACGCCCTGCTGTCCATCATTGCCACCGTCATG ATCCTGCCTGTGACCCACACGGAGATCTCCCCAGAACAG cATTTTGACAAAAGTATACAGAAACTTCTAGCAACTAGGATTGCTGTCTACCTGATGACGTTTCTGATTGTGACTGTGGCCTGGGCAGCACACACAAG ATTGTTCCAAGTTGTTGGGAAAATAGATGACACACTTGCCTTGCTCAATCTG GCATGCATGATGACCATCACACTTCTGCCCTACACG tttTCCTTAATGGTGACCTTCCCTGACGTGCCTCTGGGCATCTTcctgttctgtgtgtgtgtgattgccATCGGGGCCGTGCAG GCGCTGATTGTGGGGTACGCATTCCACTTCCCACACCTGCTGAGCCCGCAGATCCAGTGCTCCGCCCACAGGGCCCTGTACCGGAAGCATGTCCTGCGCATCGTTCTGCGTGGCCCAGTGCTGTGCTTTGCTGCAGctgtcttctccctcttcttcttccccctG TCTTACCTGCTGATGGCGACCATCATCTTCCTCCCTTACGTCAGCAAGGCCACCAGCTGGTGCAGAGACAGGCTTGTGG GCCACCAGGAACCCCCAGCTCACCCTCTGGAGTTCACTTTCGACCTCCACAAGCCACTCAGCAAGGAGCGGGTGGAAGCCTTCAGTGACGGCGTCTACGCCATCGTGGCCACCCTCCTCATCCTGGACATCTG TGAGGACAATGTTCCGGATCCCAAGGACGTGAGAGAAAAGTTCCGTGGCAGCCTGGTGGCAGCACTGGGTGTGTATGGGCCACGCTTCCTGGCATACTTCGGCTCCTTCGCCACAGTGGGCCTGCTCTGGTTCGCCCACCACTCACTCTTCCTGCACGTGCGTAGGGCCACACGGGCCATGGGGCTGCTGAACACACTCTCTCTGGCCTTTGTGGGTGGCCTCCCGCTGGCCTACCAGCAGACCTCAGCCTTCGCCCAGCAGCCCCACGATGAGCTTGAGCGTGTGCGCATCAGCTGTGCCATCATTTTCTTTGCCAGCATCTTCCAGTTAGCCATCTGGACTGCAGCCCTACTGCACGAGGCAGAGACACTACAGCCGTCAGTGTGGTTCGGCGGCCAGGAGCATGCGTTCATGTTTGCCAAGCTGGCCCTGTACCCCTGCGCCAGCCTGCTGGCCTTTGCCTCCACCTGCTTCCTGAGTGGCCTCAGCACGGCCATCTTCCATCTCATGCAGATCGCCGTGCCTTCCACCTTCCTGCTGCTGCGCCTCCTCGTGCGCCTGGGCCAGGCTGGCCTGTGGGGCCTGCGGAGCCTGCGGGGCCTGGCCAGCCCAGCACACCCCTGGCCGGGCCCCACAGGCGAGACTGACTCGCAGTCGCTGCTCCTTCCTGCCCCATGA
- the TMEM175 gene encoding endosomal/lysosomal proton channel TMEM175 isoform X1 has product MSQPQIPEQVLDTQGDYAPGRRDEDSGEGTQCSHRMLSFSDALLSIIATVMILPVTHTEISPEQHFDKSIQKLLATRIAVYLMTFLIVTVAWAAHTRLFQVVGKIDDTLALLNLACMMTITLLPYTFSLMVTFPDVPLGIFLFCVCVIAIGAVQPALLQALIVGYAFHFPHLLSPQIQCSAHRALYRKHVLRIVLRGPVLCFAAAVFSLFFFPLSYLLMATIIFLPYVSKATSWCRDRLVGHQEPPAHPLEFTFDLHKPLSKERVEAFSDGVYAIVATLLILDICEDNVPDPKDVREKFRGSLVAALGVYGPRFLAYFGSFATVGLLWFAHHSLFLHVRRATRAMGLLNTLSLAFVGGLPLAYQQTSAFAQQPHDELERVRISCAIIFFASIFQLAIWTAALLHEAETLQPSVWFGGQEHAFMFAKLALYPCASLLAFASTCFLSGLSTAIFHLMQIAVPSTFLLLRLLVRLGQAGLWGLRSLRGLASPAHPWPGPTGETDSQSLLLPAP; this is encoded by the exons ATGTCTCAGCCCCAGATCCCAGAGCAGGTGCTCGATACACAGGGGGACTACGCCCCAGGCAGGAGGGATGAGGACTCCGGAGAGGGGACCCAGTGTTCCCACCGCATGCTCAGCTTCAGCGACGCCCTGCTGTCCATCATTGCCACCGTCATG ATCCTGCCTGTGACCCACACGGAGATCTCCCCAGAACAG cATTTTGACAAAAGTATACAGAAACTTCTAGCAACTAGGATTGCTGTCTACCTGATGACGTTTCTGATTGTGACTGTGGCCTGGGCAGCACACACAAG ATTGTTCCAAGTTGTTGGGAAAATAGATGACACACTTGCCTTGCTCAATCTG GCATGCATGATGACCATCACACTTCTGCCCTACACG tttTCCTTAATGGTGACCTTCCCTGACGTGCCTCTGGGCATCTTcctgttctgtgtgtgtgtgattgccATCGGGGCCGTGCAG CCTGCTCTCCTGCAGGCGCTGATTGTGGGGTACGCATTCCACTTCCCACACCTGCTGAGCCCGCAGATCCAGTGCTCCGCCCACAGGGCCCTGTACCGGAAGCATGTCCTGCGCATCGTTCTGCGTGGCCCAGTGCTGTGCTTTGCTGCAGctgtcttctccctcttcttcttccccctG TCTTACCTGCTGATGGCGACCATCATCTTCCTCCCTTACGTCAGCAAGGCCACCAGCTGGTGCAGAGACAGGCTTGTGG GCCACCAGGAACCCCCAGCTCACCCTCTGGAGTTCACTTTCGACCTCCACAAGCCACTCAGCAAGGAGCGGGTGGAAGCCTTCAGTGACGGCGTCTACGCCATCGTGGCCACCCTCCTCATCCTGGACATCTG TGAGGACAATGTTCCGGATCCCAAGGACGTGAGAGAAAAGTTCCGTGGCAGCCTGGTGGCAGCACTGGGTGTGTATGGGCCACGCTTCCTGGCATACTTCGGCTCCTTCGCCACAGTGGGCCTGCTCTGGTTCGCCCACCACTCACTCTTCCTGCACGTGCGTAGGGCCACACGGGCCATGGGGCTGCTGAACACACTCTCTCTGGCCTTTGTGGGTGGCCTCCCGCTGGCCTACCAGCAGACCTCAGCCTTCGCCCAGCAGCCCCACGATGAGCTTGAGCGTGTGCGCATCAGCTGTGCCATCATTTTCTTTGCCAGCATCTTCCAGTTAGCCATCTGGACTGCAGCCCTACTGCACGAGGCAGAGACACTACAGCCGTCAGTGTGGTTCGGCGGCCAGGAGCATGCGTTCATGTTTGCCAAGCTGGCCCTGTACCCCTGCGCCAGCCTGCTGGCCTTTGCCTCCACCTGCTTCCTGAGTGGCCTCAGCACGGCCATCTTCCATCTCATGCAGATCGCCGTGCCTTCCACCTTCCTGCTGCTGCGCCTCCTCGTGCGCCTGGGCCAGGCTGGCCTGTGGGGCCTGCGGAGCCTGCGGGGCCTGGCCAGCCCAGCACACCCCTGGCCGGGCCCCACAGGCGAGACTGACTCGCAGTCGCTGCTCCTTCCTGCCCCATGA
- the TMEM175 gene encoding endosomal/lysosomal proton channel TMEM175 isoform X4 encodes MTFLIVTVAWAAHTRLFQVVGKIDDTLALLNLACMMTITLLPYTFSLMVTFPDVPLGIFLFCVCVIAIGAVQPALLQALIVGYAFHFPHLLSPQIQCSAHRALYRKHVLRIVLRGPVLCFAAAVFSLFFFPLSYLLMATIIFLPYVSKATSWCRDRLVGHQEPPAHPLEFTFDLHKPLSKERVEAFSDGVYAIVATLLILDICEDNVPDPKDVREKFRGSLVAALGVYGPRFLAYFGSFATVGLLWFAHHSLFLHVRRATRAMGLLNTLSLAFVGGLPLAYQQTSAFAQQPHDELERVRISCAIIFFASIFQLAIWTAALLHEAETLQPSVWFGGQEHAFMFAKLALYPCASLLAFASTCFLSGLSTAIFHLMQIAVPSTFLLLRLLVRLGQAGLWGLRSLRGLASPAHPWPGPTGETDSQSLLLPAP; translated from the exons ATGACGTTTCTGATTGTGACTGTGGCCTGGGCAGCACACACAAG ATTGTTCCAAGTTGTTGGGAAAATAGATGACACACTTGCCTTGCTCAATCTG GCATGCATGATGACCATCACACTTCTGCCCTACACG tttTCCTTAATGGTGACCTTCCCTGACGTGCCTCTGGGCATCTTcctgttctgtgtgtgtgtgattgccATCGGGGCCGTGCAG CCTGCTCTCCTGCAGGCGCTGATTGTGGGGTACGCATTCCACTTCCCACACCTGCTGAGCCCGCAGATCCAGTGCTCCGCCCACAGGGCCCTGTACCGGAAGCATGTCCTGCGCATCGTTCTGCGTGGCCCAGTGCTGTGCTTTGCTGCAGctgtcttctccctcttcttcttccccctG TCTTACCTGCTGATGGCGACCATCATCTTCCTCCCTTACGTCAGCAAGGCCACCAGCTGGTGCAGAGACAGGCTTGTGG GCCACCAGGAACCCCCAGCTCACCCTCTGGAGTTCACTTTCGACCTCCACAAGCCACTCAGCAAGGAGCGGGTGGAAGCCTTCAGTGACGGCGTCTACGCCATCGTGGCCACCCTCCTCATCCTGGACATCTG TGAGGACAATGTTCCGGATCCCAAGGACGTGAGAGAAAAGTTCCGTGGCAGCCTGGTGGCAGCACTGGGTGTGTATGGGCCACGCTTCCTGGCATACTTCGGCTCCTTCGCCACAGTGGGCCTGCTCTGGTTCGCCCACCACTCACTCTTCCTGCACGTGCGTAGGGCCACACGGGCCATGGGGCTGCTGAACACACTCTCTCTGGCCTTTGTGGGTGGCCTCCCGCTGGCCTACCAGCAGACCTCAGCCTTCGCCCAGCAGCCCCACGATGAGCTTGAGCGTGTGCGCATCAGCTGTGCCATCATTTTCTTTGCCAGCATCTTCCAGTTAGCCATCTGGACTGCAGCCCTACTGCACGAGGCAGAGACACTACAGCCGTCAGTGTGGTTCGGCGGCCAGGAGCATGCGTTCATGTTTGCCAAGCTGGCCCTGTACCCCTGCGCCAGCCTGCTGGCCTTTGCCTCCACCTGCTTCCTGAGTGGCCTCAGCACGGCCATCTTCCATCTCATGCAGATCGCCGTGCCTTCCACCTTCCTGCTGCTGCGCCTCCTCGTGCGCCTGGGCCAGGCTGGCCTGTGGGGCCTGCGGAGCCTGCGGGGCCTGGCCAGCCCAGCACACCCCTGGCCGGGCCCCACAGGCGAGACTGACTCGCAGTCGCTGCTCCTTCCTGCCCCATGA